A single Pseudodesulfovibrio aespoeensis Aspo-2 DNA region contains:
- a CDS encoding sigma-54-dependent transcriptional regulator, with the protein MPAHILVLDDEKNYLLILESILEDEGYSVTTLPDPEMGLAYLEESEVDIILTDMKMPKLSGQDVLEHCKKNYPHIPVLIMTAYGSIEAAVEAMRIGAFDYITKPFANEELLLSISKAVQFAATQQENIRLKREIRDRFGKGNIIARGKGMQQVMDMVDRAAPSRSTVLILGESGTGKELVARAIHTSSPRRDEPFITVNCMALSPGVLESELFGHEKGSFTGAMAMRKGRFEQANKGTLFLDEIGELTPELQVKLLRVLQEHQIERVGGTETFDVDIRIVAATNKNLQEAVSRGEFREDLFYRLNVVSIFLPPLRERREDIPLLAAHFLDKYTKENQVEIAGFTGAAMDYLTAYEWPGNVRQLENVVERCTVLARSDTIDADDLPPEIKDEEAQFKSAVDLLPSELNLAETMDKIEGALVKRALARADFIQVKAAEMLGLSKSNLQYKLKKYDLMGKAK; encoded by the coding sequence ATGCCCGCCCATATCCTGGTCCTTGACGACGAAAAGAACTACCTGCTCATCCTCGAATCCATCCTGGAGGACGAGGGGTACAGCGTGACCACCCTGCCCGATCCGGAGATGGGCCTGGCCTACCTCGAGGAATCCGAGGTGGACATCATCCTGACGGACATGAAGATGCCCAAGCTCTCGGGACAGGACGTGCTCGAACACTGCAAGAAGAACTACCCGCACATCCCGGTGCTGATCATGACCGCCTACGGCTCCATCGAGGCCGCGGTGGAGGCCATGCGCATCGGGGCCTTTGACTACATCACCAAGCCGTTTGCCAACGAGGAGCTGCTCCTCTCCATCTCCAAGGCAGTGCAGTTCGCCGCCACCCAGCAGGAGAACATCCGCCTCAAGCGCGAGATCCGCGACCGATTCGGCAAGGGCAACATCATTGCCCGGGGCAAGGGCATGCAGCAGGTCATGGACATGGTGGACCGGGCCGCGCCCAGCCGCTCCACGGTGCTCATCCTCGGCGAATCAGGCACGGGCAAGGAGCTGGTGGCCCGCGCCATCCACACCTCGTCCCCGCGCCGCGACGAGCCGTTCATCACGGTCAACTGCATGGCGCTCAGCCCCGGCGTGCTCGAAAGCGAGCTGTTCGGCCACGAGAAGGGCTCGTTCACCGGGGCCATGGCCATGCGCAAGGGGCGGTTCGAGCAGGCCAACAAGGGCACCCTGTTCCTCGACGAGATCGGCGAACTGACGCCCGAGCTCCAGGTCAAGCTGCTGCGCGTGCTTCAGGAGCACCAGATCGAGCGCGTGGGCGGCACCGAGACATTCGACGTGGACATCCGCATCGTGGCCGCCACCAACAAGAATCTCCAGGAGGCGGTGTCGCGCGGCGAGTTCCGCGAGGATCTTTTTTACCGGCTCAACGTGGTCTCCATCTTTCTGCCCCCCCTGCGCGAGCGGCGCGAGGACATCCCGCTGCTGGCCGCCCACTTTCTCGACAAGTACACCAAGGAGAACCAGGTGGAGATCGCCGGGTTCACCGGCGCGGCCATGGACTACCTGACCGCCTACGAATGGCCGGGCAATGTCCGCCAGTTGGAGAACGTGGTGGAGCGGTGCACGGTGCTGGCCCGGTCTGACACCATCGACGCCGACGACCTGCCGCCCGAGATCAAGGACGAGGAGGCCCAGTTCAAGAGCGCGGTGGACCTGCTGCCATCCGAGCTGAACCTGGCCGAGACCATGGACAAGATCGAGGGCGCTCTGGTCAAGCGCGCCCTGGCCAGGGCGGACTTCATCCAGGTCAAGGCTGCCGAGATGCTCGGCCTCTCCAAGAGCAACCTGCAATATAAATTGAAGAAATACGACCTGATGGGCAAGGCGAAATAA
- a CDS encoding 5-formyltetrahydrofolate cyclo-ligase codes for MSDIDKKRLRGEMLARRSTLTAGQTREAGEDVAALIRSLPEWRQAREVLVYWPMRGEVDVRPLVEELWQRGCRVLLPRCRPDAYGEMDLACAACEDELSPGPFTLMEPDAARCPAIKSCSPDLALIPGVCFDRRGYRLGYGGGYYDRLLDSGTMGRPLLIGIGHAFQLVDELPVQPWDMPVDVVCTEEELWRP; via the coding sequence ATGAGTGACATTGACAAGAAACGGTTGCGCGGCGAGATGCTGGCCCGCCGGAGCACGCTGACCGCCGGACAGACGCGCGAGGCGGGCGAGGACGTGGCGGCCCTGATCCGCTCCCTGCCGGAGTGGCGGCAGGCGCGCGAGGTGCTGGTCTACTGGCCCATGCGCGGCGAGGTGGACGTGCGCCCCCTGGTGGAAGAGCTGTGGCAGCGCGGCTGCCGGGTGCTCCTGCCCCGCTGTCGGCCCGACGCCTACGGCGAGATGGACCTGGCCTGCGCGGCCTGCGAGGATGAGCTGTCGCCCGGTCCCTTCACCCTGATGGAGCCTGACGCAGCCAGATGCCCGGCCATCAAGTCGTGCAGCCCGGACCTGGCCCTGATCCCCGGCGTCTGCTTTGACCGGCGCGGCTACCGGCTGGGCTACGGCGGCGGCTACTACGACCGGCTGCTGGACTCCGGGACCATGGGCCGCCCCCTGCTCATCGGCATCGGCCACGCCTTCCAGCTGGTGGACGAGCTGCCGGTCCAGCCCTGGGACATGCCCGTGGACGTGGTCTGCACCGAAGAGGAATTATGGCGCCCATAG
- a CDS encoding polyphenol oxidase family protein produces the protein MAPIAFFPFPFAAIPSVGCAFTSRRGGVSEPPHDTANLSFEVGDEPDAVRQNRRLLHDRLGLTGWCECRQVHGDVIHFDPAPAAPEAEPVLEGDGLATATPGIGLVIKTADCQPLLLAHNSGRYVAALHVGWRGNRINFPGTGVARFCAHYGLSPVDIHASRGPSLGPAAAQFVNFDTDFGPGFEPYHDPASRTVDLWRLTRDQLLAAGIPAHQIFGMNQCTVSHEDTFFSYRKACASPIKATGRQAGVIWIKG, from the coding sequence ATGGCGCCCATAGCCTTTTTTCCGTTCCCGTTCGCGGCCATCCCGAGCGTTGGCTGCGCCTTTACCTCGCGCCGCGGCGGGGTGAGCGAGCCGCCCCACGACACGGCCAATCTCTCCTTTGAGGTCGGCGACGAGCCGGACGCGGTGCGCCAGAACCGCAGGCTGCTCCACGACCGCCTGGGCCTGACCGGCTGGTGCGAATGCCGCCAGGTGCACGGCGACGTGATCCACTTCGACCCCGCCCCCGCCGCGCCCGAGGCCGAGCCGGTCCTTGAGGGCGACGGCCTGGCCACGGCCACCCCCGGCATCGGGCTGGTCATCAAGACCGCCGACTGCCAGCCCCTGCTCCTGGCCCACAACTCGGGCCGCTACGTGGCCGCCCTGCACGTGGGCTGGCGCGGCAACCGGATCAACTTCCCGGGCACGGGCGTGGCCCGCTTCTGCGCCCACTATGGCCTCTCGCCCGTTGACATCCACGCCTCGCGCGGCCCCAGCCTCGGCCCTGCCGCCGCCCAGTTCGTCAACTTCGACACCGACTTCGGCCCCGGCTTCGAGCCCTATCACGACCCGGCCAGCCGCACCGTGGACCTCTGGCGCCTGACCCGCGACCAGCTCCTGGCCGCCGGAATCCCGGCCCATCAGATATTCGGCATGAACCAGTGCACCGTGAGCCACGAGGACACCTTCTTCTCCTACCGCAAGGCCTGCGCCTCCCCCATCAAGGCCACAGGCCGACAAGCCGGAGTGATCTGGATCAAGGGGTGA
- a CDS encoding alkyl/aryl-sulfatase, protein MALALVLGMALSLVRAGYATAEDMPPKPATEQTKRVNDSFFKAYDFADMQDFEDARRGFVAPLENQGVILNEAGQPVWDMTRYQFILNAEAAPATVNPGLWRQMRLVLTGGLFKVCDGLYQVRNADLSNLTVFEGATGIIVADPLVSVETARAALELYYKHRGRRPVVAVIYSHSHVDHYGGVKGVVSEEDVKSGKVQIIAPEGFLEAAVAENVFAGTVMARRASYMYGNLLPPSATGQVGAGLGTTTSSGRISLIAPTVTVTKTGQKMHIDGLDFEFMLAPGSEAPSEMHWYVEQFKAVTAAENCVHTLHNTYSLRGAKVRDPLLWSKYLDETIAMWGDRAQIMYGMHHWPVWGNDIVVANLKMGRDGYRFINDQTLRLANHGLTPEEIAEQIAFTGELGKHWAMRGYYGSMYHNVRATYVLHLGWFDGNPSRLHPLPPVDAAKKYVEFMGGADAVMDKARKSFAAGEYRWVAQVMNHVVFAEPDNVEARQLTADALEQLGYQSESGPWRNFYLTGAQELRYGVQKLPIPVGSSDTAQAMALDMFLDYLGTRIDSAKAGNRHIVLNMTFTDKGQTCLLELENGALSHRMNASATNADATVTISRAVLGKIALGKTTLPQETASGEVKITGDQTALADLLAMLDTYEFWFNLVTP, encoded by the coding sequence ATGGCATTGGCTCTTGTGCTCGGGATGGCCCTCTCTCTGGTCCGGGCCGGGTACGCCACGGCGGAGGACATGCCGCCCAAGCCTGCCACGGAGCAGACGAAGCGGGTCAACGACTCCTTTTTCAAGGCATACGATTTTGCCGACATGCAAGATTTCGAGGATGCCCGACGCGGCTTCGTCGCTCCCCTGGAAAACCAGGGGGTGATCCTGAACGAGGCCGGGCAGCCTGTCTGGGACATGACCAGATATCAATTCATCCTCAATGCCGAGGCCGCCCCGGCCACGGTCAATCCCGGCCTGTGGCGGCAGATGCGCCTCGTGCTCACAGGCGGGTTGTTCAAGGTCTGCGACGGGCTGTATCAGGTCAGGAACGCGGACCTCTCGAACCTGACCGTGTTCGAGGGCGCAACCGGCATCATCGTGGCTGATCCGCTCGTGTCGGTGGAGACGGCGAGGGCCGCGCTGGAACTCTACTACAAGCACCGGGGCCGCAGGCCCGTGGTCGCGGTCATCTATTCGCACAGCCATGTGGACCACTACGGCGGCGTGAAGGGCGTTGTCTCGGAGGAGGATGTCAAGTCCGGCAAGGTGCAGATCATCGCCCCGGAAGGGTTCCTTGAGGCGGCGGTGGCCGAAAACGTGTTCGCCGGAACCGTCATGGCGCGCCGGGCCTCTTACATGTACGGAAACCTGCTGCCCCCCTCCGCCACCGGACAGGTGGGCGCGGGGCTGGGGACCACGACCTCCTCGGGAAGAATCTCGCTCATCGCGCCCACCGTGACTGTGACCAAAACCGGGCAGAAGATGCACATCGACGGGCTGGACTTTGAATTCATGCTCGCCCCCGGCTCCGAGGCGCCATCGGAGATGCACTGGTATGTCGAGCAGTTCAAGGCCGTCACTGCGGCGGAAAACTGCGTCCACACCCTGCACAACACCTATTCGCTGCGCGGGGCCAAGGTCCGCGATCCCCTGCTGTGGTCCAAGTACCTCGACGAGACCATCGCCATGTGGGGGGACAGGGCGCAGATCATGTACGGCATGCACCACTGGCCGGTGTGGGGCAATGACATCGTCGTCGCCAACCTGAAGATGGGACGGGACGGCTACCGATTCATCAACGACCAGACCCTGCGCCTCGCCAACCACGGGTTGACCCCGGAAGAGATCGCGGAACAGATCGCATTCACGGGAGAACTCGGCAAGCATTGGGCCATGCGCGGCTACTATGGCTCCATGTACCACAATGTCAGGGCTACCTATGTCCTGCATCTGGGATGGTTTGACGGCAATCCCTCCCGGCTGCACCCGCTGCCCCCGGTGGACGCCGCCAAGAAGTACGTGGAATTCATGGGCGGGGCCGACGCGGTCATGGACAAGGCCCGGAAGTCGTTTGCAGCAGGCGAGTACCGCTGGGTGGCACAGGTCATGAACCACGTCGTGTTCGCCGAGCCGGACAACGTCGAGGCGCGCCAGTTGACGGCGGACGCGCTTGAGCAGTTGGGCTACCAGTCGGAGTCCGGCCCATGGAGAAACTTCTATCTGACCGGTGCCCAGGAGCTGCGCTACGGGGTGCAAAAGCTGCCCATCCCGGTGGGCAGCAGCGACACCGCACAGGCCATGGCCCTGGACATGTTCCTGGACTACCTCGGCACCCGCATCGACAGCGCCAAGGCGGGCAACAGGCACATCGTGCTCAACATGACCTTCACGGACAAGGGCCAGACGTGCCTCCTGGAGCTTGAAAACGGGGCGCTCAGCCACAGGATGAACGCGAGCGCCACCAACGCCGACGCCACGGTCACCATCTCCCGCGCTGTCCTCGGCAAGATCGCCCTGGGCAAGACGACCCTGCCCCAGGAGACCGCGTCCGGCGAGGTTAAGATCACCGGCGACCAGACCGCGCTCGCCGACCTGTTGGCCATGCTGGACACCTACGAGTTCTGGTTCAACCTGGTCACGCCCTGA
- a CDS encoding ATP-binding protein, whose translation MKRVVLFSMLSFMAVAAVVLTTYSISMKRQIDIAQNGSRAQLEAYQNIFLSSIDNSRHLPFAISRERTVLRLFEKRADRLEVNILLKAIQVRSGASAVYAMNGKGQVIASSDYDQPDSLIGTSFDRHSFFEWAMSGREGSTFVMGNAANSPGYHLSYPITLDSKIIGVAAIKIGMSELQDAWKAAKSVMIAIDPNGVIAFSSNRDWLYGTFVPLSESRPEVPRSEGLDIGAFPARLEVVQGVSMEARWIEIGGLRYLLNEHRIQGTGWELLALVPWSDMTDNSLIKALAAGLASMVTLAALLLVKAQRMKARMELRVESSRRARRIDREREESLRQLADSIAHQIRNPLLGIGGNANLLKRKLPEDESIKAHLGTIIRCCMELEQVVASVRDYIHIVPAARVPFNVESMVAKSLSTAMAGVNPPEQAVIWHIALEAAELPLDEILVGKALHEILTNALEAREEDTITIAISGKWETPRLCAEDILAPNGKCYVLTVCDSGKGISTEIFPHVMDPFFSTKPHGTGLGLAKAKRVVQIFHGGLAIRSPVSEHAGCSTMVQLTLPTQAELEIE comes from the coding sequence ATGAAACGTGTCGTCCTATTCAGTATGCTCAGCTTCATGGCGGTGGCGGCGGTGGTTTTGACAACCTATTCCATCTCCATGAAGCGTCAGATCGATATTGCCCAGAACGGATCCAGGGCTCAACTTGAGGCCTATCAAAACATCTTTCTGTCGAGCATCGACAACTCCCGGCACCTGCCATTCGCCATTTCACGGGAAAGAACGGTCCTGAGACTCTTCGAGAAACGCGCTGACAGGCTTGAGGTGAACATCCTGCTCAAGGCTATTCAGGTTCGCTCCGGCGCATCCGCAGTCTATGCAATGAACGGGAAGGGCCAAGTCATTGCATCGAGCGACTACGACCAGCCGGACAGCCTCATCGGCACGAGCTTTGATCGCCACTCCTTCTTTGAATGGGCCATGAGCGGCCGGGAAGGTTCCACGTTTGTCATGGGAAACGCGGCCAACAGTCCCGGCTACCACCTTTCGTACCCCATCACCCTGGACTCGAAGATCATCGGCGTGGCGGCAATCAAGATCGGCATGTCCGAACTGCAGGATGCCTGGAAGGCTGCCAAAAGCGTCATGATCGCAATAGATCCCAACGGCGTCATCGCTTTTTCAAGCAATAGGGATTGGCTCTACGGCACCTTTGTTCCGCTGTCAGAAAGCCGACCAGAGGTGCCCCGTAGCGAGGGCCTGGACATTGGCGCTTTCCCTGCCCGGCTTGAGGTTGTTCAAGGGGTGAGCATGGAGGCCCGGTGGATTGAAATAGGCGGTTTGCGGTATTTACTCAACGAGCATCGGATTCAGGGTACGGGATGGGAATTGCTTGCCCTTGTCCCGTGGTCGGACATGACGGACAACAGTCTGATCAAGGCGCTCGCCGCTGGCCTTGCAAGCATGGTGACGTTGGCAGCATTGCTGCTCGTCAAGGCGCAACGGATGAAGGCCCGCATGGAGCTCAGAGTCGAGTCGTCCAGGCGGGCACGACGGATAGACAGGGAACGGGAGGAGTCCCTCAGGCAGCTGGCGGACTCCATCGCCCACCAGATCCGCAATCCGCTCCTGGGAATCGGGGGCAATGCCAACCTGCTGAAACGAAAGCTGCCCGAGGACGAAAGCATAAAAGCACACCTTGGAACCATTATCCGCTGCTGCATGGAATTGGAACAGGTGGTTGCCTCAGTCAGGGATTATATCCACATCGTCCCTGCCGCAAGGGTGCCGTTCAATGTGGAATCCATGGTCGCCAAATCCTTGTCAACCGCCATGGCCGGGGTGAATCCGCCGGAGCAAGCCGTCATTTGGCACATCGCCCTTGAAGCGGCCGAACTGCCTTTGGATGAAATCCTGGTAGGAAAGGCCCTGCATGAAATCCTGACAAATGCGCTCGAAGCCCGGGAGGAAGACACCATAACCATAGCAATCTCCGGCAAATGGGAAACGCCCCGTCTTTGTGCCGAGGATATCCTGGCCCCAAACGGGAAATGCTATGTACTCACCGTCTGCGACTCGGGGAAAGGTATCTCCACCGAAATTTTCCCCCATGTGATGGATCCTTTTTTCTCCACCAAACCGCACGGGACAGGGCTCGGTCTGGCCAAGGCCAAACGGGTTGTGCAAATATTCCATGGAGGGCTCGCCATCCGTTCGCCGGTTTCCGAACATGCGGGATGCAGCACGATGGTGCAACTGACACTGCCGACCCAGGCCGAGTTGGAAATCGAATAG
- a CDS encoding B12-binding domain-containing radical SAM protein: protein MTRPAYPNLAWSGGEPGAVRVLGINPWITDFAAFNLWSRPVGLLACLSMVRDAGASIALMDCLDPTWEGVRWPRPGRYGTGHYPKQELEPPKALAFTGRRYSRYGLDRDMVREALAQLDPAPDAVMVSSVMTYWYPGAINALDLARELWPDAVRILGGPYATLCADHAQRHARPDLLVRGSLETPENWAQLWAALGRIAPPLPERAGLNLALDLYNDPGYAPVLGSRGCPFSCDYCASRALYPGFTQSGPGPILALMEAEQARGVRDFAFYDDALLVAPDRWLWPVLDAVSDRWPQVRLHTPNAMHVRRLTPDACGRLKRGGLTTVRLGLETTDFDLRHDVKLTRREWEDGARNLVDAGFDLADIGVYILFGLPGQDLARVEEAVRHVRGFGFRPHLAHYTPIPGSPMFEAARQASPYPIAEEPLFQNNSIWPCVPGGFDWDQAARWKALLQGLPAPGHGTAAD, encoded by the coding sequence ATGACCCGGCCCGCATATCCAAATCTGGCATGGTCCGGGGGCGAACCGGGCGCGGTGCGCGTCCTGGGCATCAATCCGTGGATCACGGATTTCGCGGCCTTCAACCTGTGGTCCAGGCCCGTGGGACTGCTCGCCTGCCTGTCCATGGTCCGCGACGCGGGCGCGTCCATAGCCCTCATGGATTGCCTGGACCCCACCTGGGAGGGCGTGCGCTGGCCCAGGCCGGGCCGGTACGGCACCGGCCACTATCCCAAGCAGGAGTTGGAACCGCCCAAGGCCCTGGCCTTCACGGGCCGCCGCTACAGCCGCTACGGCCTGGACCGCGACATGGTACGCGAGGCCCTGGCCCAGCTCGATCCCGCGCCCGACGCGGTCATGGTCTCGTCGGTCATGACCTACTGGTATCCCGGCGCCATCAACGCCCTGGACCTGGCCCGCGAGCTGTGGCCCGACGCGGTGCGCATCCTGGGCGGTCCCTACGCCACCCTGTGCGCGGACCACGCCCAACGCCACGCCCGGCCCGACCTGCTCGTGCGCGGCTCGCTGGAAACGCCGGAGAACTGGGCGCAATTGTGGGCGGCTCTGGGCCGCATCGCGCCGCCCCTGCCGGAACGCGCCGGGCTGAACCTCGCCCTTGATCTCTACAATGATCCCGGCTACGCCCCGGTCCTCGGCTCCCGCGGCTGTCCCTTTTCCTGCGACTATTGCGCCAGCCGCGCCCTGTATCCGGGATTCACCCAGTCCGGACCCGGCCCCATTCTGGCTTTGATGGAGGCGGAGCAGGCGCGCGGGGTGCGCGACTTCGCCTTCTACGACGACGCCCTGCTGGTGGCCCCGGACCGCTGGCTGTGGCCGGTGCTCGACGCGGTGAGCGACCGCTGGCCCCAGGTGCGGCTGCACACGCCCAACGCCATGCATGTGCGCAGGCTGACGCCCGACGCCTGTGGCCGCCTGAAACGCGGCGGCCTGACCACCGTGCGCCTGGGTCTGGAAACCACGGATTTCGACCTTCGCCACGATGTCAAGCTGACCCGGCGCGAGTGGGAGGACGGGGCCAGAAACCTCGTGGACGCGGGCTTTGATCTGGCCGACATCGGCGTCTATATCCTCTTCGGCCTGCCCGGCCAGGACCTGGCCCGCGTGGAGGAGGCGGTGCGCCATGTGCGCGGATTCGGCTTCAGGCCGCATCTGGCCCACTACACGCCCATCCCAGGCAGCCCCATGTTCGAGGCCGCGCGCCAGGCCAGCCCCTATCCCATCGCCGAGGAGCCGCTCTTCCAGAACAACTCCATCTGGCCGTGCGTGCCCGGCGGATTCGACTGGGATCAGGCCGCCCGCTGGAAGGCGCTGCTCCAGGGGCTGCCCGCACCCGGCCACGGCACTGCCGCTGATTGA
- a CDS encoding SPOR domain-containing protein: MKIHGKSGLLIAAAYLIATLALGGCARQHIVSSPPAQRPADRAMPTPAPGPAETAETAGATASRSADEQWQGSEGVSVVDAPATGESKAVFEDDLDEEPGWVKATSPATTAPPEAAQPAAAASASTEPAQSAAIAPDAATVAMTQGGKYYVQVGAFSDLENANRALARLIKEGYKGSKLDATADGIYRVQAGAFADPVEAGAALDQLRAEYPKGFVLKTD, translated from the coding sequence ATGAAAATTCACGGAAAATCAGGGCTGCTAATCGCGGCGGCCTACCTGATCGCAACTTTGGCACTCGGCGGCTGCGCCCGCCAGCACATTGTCTCGTCGCCGCCCGCCCAGCGCCCGGCAGACCGCGCCATGCCCACGCCCGCGCCAGGACCGGCGGAAACGGCGGAAACGGCAGGCGCAACCGCCAGCAGGTCCGCCGATGAACAATGGCAGGGCAGCGAGGGGGTCTCTGTGGTGGACGCCCCGGCGACCGGGGAATCCAAGGCCGTGTTTGAGGATGACCTGGACGAGGAACCGGGCTGGGTCAAGGCCACCTCGCCCGCGACCACGGCACCGCCAGAAGCGGCGCAGCCCGCTGCGGCAGCATCGGCCAGCACGGAACCAGCCCAGTCAGCGGCAATTGCCCCGGACGCGGCCACAGTGGCCATGACCCAAGGCGGGAAATATTACGTGCAGGTGGGGGCGTTCTCTGATCTGGAAAACGCGAACCGAGCCCTCGCACGCCTCATTAAAGAGGGGTACAAGGGCTCGAAACTGGACGCGACCGCTGACGGGATCTACCGCGTTCAGGCCGGCGCATTTGCCGACCCTGTCGAGGCAGGGGCGGCTCTGGACCAGCTGCGGGCGGAATACCCCAAGGGCTTCGTGCTTAAGACGGATTGA
- a CDS encoding integration host factor subunit alpha, with translation MSTLTKAGIVDYIYERTESNRAEIKDLVETILEIMKTSIKKDHALLVSGFGKFEAYDKRARKGRNPQTSQTITLPPRKVVVFRLSRKFRSELNPS, from the coding sequence ATGAGCACCCTCACCAAAGCCGGCATCGTTGACTACATCTACGAGCGCACCGAGAGCAACCGCGCCGAGATCAAGGATCTGGTCGAGACGATCCTCGAAATCATGAAGACCTCGATCAAGAAGGACCATGCCCTGCTCGTCAGCGGGTTCGGCAAGTTCGAGGCTTACGACAAGCGGGCGCGCAAGGGGCGCAACCCCCAGACCAGCCAGACCATCACCCTGCCCCCGCGCAAGGTGGTCGTGTTCCGGCTGTCCCGCAAGTTTCGCTCCGAGCTCAATCCGTCTTAA
- a CDS encoding HIT family protein produces the protein MTPRDKDCIFCKIVAGAIPCAKVFETEHCLAFLDIAPVHPGHVLVMPKGHYATLMDIPAELGADLTATLSRVGKAVMEATAADGLNLMQNNFEAAGQVVHHAHFHLIPRHAGDGLTLWPQSGYESSDEMSGLAKIIAGLLK, from the coding sequence ATGACGCCAAGGGACAAGGACTGCATCTTCTGCAAGATCGTGGCAGGGGCCATCCCCTGTGCCAAGGTCTTTGAGACCGAGCATTGCCTTGCCTTTCTGGACATTGCGCCCGTGCATCCGGGCCACGTCCTGGTCATGCCCAAGGGCCATTATGCCACGCTCATGGATATCCCAGCCGAGCTGGGCGCGGACCTGACCGCCACCCTGTCCAGGGTCGGGAAGGCGGTGATGGAGGCCACGGCAGCCGACGGCCTCAACCTGATGCAGAACAATTTCGAGGCGGCGGGCCAGGTGGTCCACCATGCGCATTTTCATCTCATTCCGAGACACGCGGGCGACGGGCTGACCCTGTGGCCCCAGTCGGGTTACGAGAGTTCCGACGAGATGAGCGGGTTGGCGAAAATCATCGCCGGCCTGCTGAAATAA